In Engraulis encrasicolus isolate BLACKSEA-1 chromosome 24, IST_EnEncr_1.0, whole genome shotgun sequence, a single genomic region encodes these proteins:
- the dlk2 gene encoding protein delta homolog 2 codes for MCVSERRLSLLLLLLYGGCYLIISPQGSKAQELNCTCQLENGRCDEDTGECKCDPGWGGATCGECLRMPGCVHGSCHQPWQCTCEPGWTGRFCDKDVYVCEREEPCRNGATCVTEDSGDYTCLCPDGFHGRHCEFKMGPCYNTKSPCKNGGLCEDLSGFSAVLKCRCLAGFTGPRCETNVDDCRLQPCANGATCVDGVNRFSCLCPPGFSGRFCSANLDDCAGTPCLNGGRCVDRVSSFLCLCVNGFSGKTCQVPPGSGRSGGGGGGGQWGAPERVGQTGGGQRTNNTQDSGVARGTEAKGQLQGKAEGEGDKRLLKISVKEVMAQHGGTGWGGLSEAQLITLLVLGGVTLAMVALTGALVLRGHWQKHCAPHCRCRPPPPSSSSRSSASSSSPSSPSSSPSPSPLRFFRGCRATRGSSSSSSSSRERGQEVRPSSSPLSQSSPPAEQECKISFLEPPPDPPGLEKKKLNSEII; via the exons AGCTGAACTGCACGTGTCAACTGGAAAATGGGCGATGTGACGAGGACACCGGAGAATGCAA gtGTGACCCAGGCTGGGGCGGCGCTACGTGTGGAGAGTGCCTGCGGATGCCGGGGTGTGTGCACGGCTCCTGCCATCAGCCCTGGCAGTGCACCTGCGAACCCGGGTGGACCGGACGCTTCTGCgacaaag acgtgtatgtgtgtgagcgcgaggAGCCGTGTCGTAACGGGGCCACGTGTGTGACGGAGGACAGCGGGGACTACACCTGCCTCTGCCCCGATGGCTTCCATGGCCGACACTGCGAGTTCAAGATGGGACCATGCTACAACACCAA gtCTCCGTGTAAGAATGGCGGTCTGTGCGAGGACCTCTCGGGCTTCTCGGCGGTGCTAAAGTGCCGCTGCCTGGCGGGCTTCACGGGCCCACGCTGCGAGACCAACGTGGACGACTGCCGCCTGCAGCCCTGCGCCAACGGCGCCACCTGCGTGGACGGCGTGAACCGCTTCTCCTGCCTGTGCCCGCCGGGCTTCTCGGGCCGCTTCTGCTCCGCCAACCTGGACGACTGCGCCGGCACCCCCTGCCTGAACGGCGGCCGCTGCGTGGACCGCGTCAGCTCgttcctgtgcctgtgcgtgaacGGGTTCTCGGGCAAGACGTGCCAGGTGCCGCCTGGCAGTGGgcgcagcggtggtggtggtggtggtggacagtggggggcgccagagaggGTGGGACAGACTGGTGGTGGACAGAGAACAAACAACACCCAGGACTCTGGAGTGGCGAGGGGGACAGAGGCGAAGGGACAGTTACAGGGGAAGGCGGAGGGAGAAGGGGACAAGAGGCTGCTGAAGATCTCAGTCAAGGAGGTGATGGCCCAGCATGGGGGCACCGGGTGGGGAGGTCTGTCGGAGGCTCAGCTGATAACACTGCTGGTGCTGGGTGGGGTGACGCTGGCCATGGTTGCCCTGACGGGGGCTCTGGTGCTCCGAGGACACTGGCAGAAGCACTGTGCCCCCCACTGCCGATGcagacctcctcctccatcctcatcctcccgttcctctgcatcttcatcaTCACCGTCGTCACCGTCATCATCACCGTCGCCGTCACCGCTGCGGTTCTTCCGCGGTTGCCGAGCGACGAGGGGGTCGTCGTCTTCGTCGTCATCGTCGAGGGAACGAGGGCAGGAGGTGAGGCCTTCCTCGTCACCGCTGTCGCAATCGTCGCCCCCTGCTGAGCAGGAGTGTAAAATCAGTTTCCTGGAGCCGCCACCCGACCCGCCCGGACTAGAGAAGAAGAAACTAAACAGTGAGATCATATGA